A genome region from Geminicoccus roseus DSM 18922 includes the following:
- a CDS encoding ABC transporter permease codes for MLSYVIRRFFTMIPTLIAISVVVFVIIQLPPGDYLTSQMAEMQSQGENMPQAQLEYLRAQYGLDRPLWEQYLYWVVGLLQGDLGWSFEYNLPVADVIGDRVLLTFLVSFATIIFTWIIAFPIGIYSATHKYSWGDHSLTLLGFLGLATPNFLLALLMLYFANVWFGTSIGGLVDPRYLDQPMSWGKFLSVLEHLWIPVLIIGTSGTAAMIRRLRANLLDELKKPYVTTAHAKGLPSRRVLIKYPLRVSLIPFVADIGNLLPEFISGAALVSVVLSLPTTGPMLVRALQTQDMYLAGSFLMLEATLVVIGTLVSDILLGFLDPRIRLGAGAER; via the coding sequence TTGCTCAGCTACGTGATCCGTCGGTTTTTCACGATGATCCCGACATTGATCGCGATCAGCGTCGTCGTGTTCGTCATCATTCAGCTGCCGCCGGGCGACTATCTCACCAGCCAGATGGCCGAGATGCAGTCGCAGGGCGAGAACATGCCCCAGGCGCAGCTGGAATATCTGCGGGCCCAGTACGGCTTGGACCGACCGCTCTGGGAGCAGTACCTGTACTGGGTGGTAGGCCTCCTGCAAGGCGATCTCGGTTGGTCGTTCGAGTACAACCTGCCGGTCGCAGACGTGATCGGCGACCGTGTGCTCCTGACCTTCCTGGTCAGTTTCGCGACGATCATCTTCACCTGGATCATCGCCTTTCCGATCGGGATTTACTCGGCGACCCATAAATATTCCTGGGGCGACCACAGCCTGACCCTGCTGGGCTTCCTGGGCCTGGCGACGCCGAATTTCCTGCTGGCCCTCCTGATGCTCTATTTCGCCAACGTCTGGTTCGGCACCTCGATCGGGGGCCTGGTCGACCCGCGCTACCTCGACCAGCCGATGTCCTGGGGCAAGTTCCTCTCGGTGCTGGAGCATCTGTGGATCCCGGTGCTGATCATCGGCACGTCCGGCACGGCAGCCATGATCCGTCGGCTGCGCGCCAATCTTCTGGACGAACTCAAGAAGCCCTACGTCACCACCGCGCACGCCAAGGGGCTGCCGTCCCGAAGGGTGCTCATCAAATACCCCCTGCGGGTGTCGCTGATCCCGTTCGTGGCCGATATCGGCAATCTTCTCCCCGAGTTCATCAGTGGCGCTGCCCTGGTGTCGGTGGTGCTTTCCCTGCCGACCACCGGCCCGATGCTGGTCAGGGCCCTGCAGACCCAGGACATGTACCTGGCGGGCTCCTTTCTCATGCTGGAAGCGACCCTGGTCGTGATCGGCACGCTGGTCTCCGACATCCTGCTGGGCTTCCTCGACCCCAGGATCCGACTGGGCGCCGGGGCCGAACGATGA
- the holA gene encoding DNA polymerase III subunit delta, with product MIVQAKRIDAFLAKPDAGISTFLVYGPDRGVVVQRIEALLERLVGDPKDPFKVGDLAAEQIAADPRLLVEEAQSMSLLGGRRAVRVRDADDRLKVALRDLLKLPSQESFILLEGGDLPGSSDLRKAIEKAPGAAALPCYRDEGKGLDDVLRQELHRHGLQADRDAMQALAASLGADRAVTMAEIEKLALYVGGASGGKVTVQDVRAVIADSGTLTLDDLILDVLTGDAASLSGGLERLLAEGGNEIQIVNRLIAAFGRLIRMRAQLDAGTPADQVVASLFWKIRDPWKRALGRWPARAAQRGMRELLELDLRLKSEGGPPRRELVERVLFVLCDPRLRGVSGP from the coding sequence GTGATCGTCCAGGCCAAGCGCATTGACGCGTTCCTGGCCAAGCCCGATGCGGGGATCTCGACCTTCCTCGTCTATGGCCCCGACCGCGGCGTGGTCGTGCAGCGGATCGAGGCGCTGCTGGAGCGGCTGGTCGGCGATCCGAAGGACCCGTTCAAGGTCGGCGACCTGGCGGCCGAGCAGATCGCGGCCGATCCCCGCCTTCTTGTCGAGGAGGCGCAGAGCATGTCGCTCCTGGGCGGCCGGCGCGCCGTGCGGGTGCGGGATGCCGACGACCGGCTCAAGGTCGCCCTGCGCGACCTTCTCAAGCTGCCGTCCCAGGAAAGCTTCATCCTTCTGGAAGGTGGCGACCTGCCGGGCTCGTCGGACCTGCGCAAGGCGATCGAGAAGGCGCCGGGCGCCGCCGCCCTGCCGTGCTATCGCGACGAGGGAAAGGGCCTGGACGACGTGCTGCGCCAGGAACTGCACCGGCACGGCCTGCAGGCCGACCGGGATGCGATGCAGGCCCTGGCTGCGTCGCTCGGCGCCGATCGCGCCGTCACCATGGCCGAGATCGAGAAGCTGGCCCTCTATGTCGGCGGCGCTTCCGGCGGCAAGGTGACGGTCCAGGACGTCCGCGCGGTGATCGCCGATTCCGGAACGCTGACCCTGGACGACCTGATCCTGGATGTGCTGACGGGTGACGCCGCCTCGCTTTCGGGCGGCCTGGAGCGGCTCCTGGCCGAGGGCGGCAACGAGATCCAGATCGTGAACCGGCTGATCGCGGCATTCGGGCGTCTGATCCGGATGCGCGCGCAGCTGGATGCCGGGACTCCCGCCGACCAGGTAGTGGCCAGCCTGTTCTGGAAGATCCGCGACCCCTGGAAGCGCGCCCTCGGCCGCTGGCCGGCCCGCGCGGCCCAGCGCGGCATGCGGGAATTGCTGGAGCTCGACCTGCGCCTGAAGAGCGAGGGAGGCCCGCCCCGGCGCGAACTGGTGGAGCGGGTCCTGTTCGTGCTGTGCGACCCGAGGCTGCGCGGCGTTTCCGGTCCGTGA
- the lptE gene encoding LPS assembly lipoprotein LptE, which produces MAGPILRRRVLLALPPVLALAGCGFQPLYGDAAGGEDVLADTAAVEVTVPHGRLGQWLKAALADDLNPSMLSVPTEYDLLISLGRTTKALAIQLDTTITRYDLILDAVFSLNRRSDGAPVYRNRVRRIASYNVSQEPYSTQVAEEDAERRAAVEASRQIATLIAVFFREQKVGPAETVS; this is translated from the coding sequence ATGGCGGGTCCGATCCTCCGGCGGCGCGTCCTGCTGGCCTTGCCCCCCGTCCTGGCCTTGGCGGGATGCGGGTTCCAGCCGCTCTATGGTGATGCCGCGGGAGGGGAGGACGTCCTGGCGGACACGGCGGCGGTGGAGGTGACCGTGCCGCACGGCCGGCTTGGCCAGTGGCTCAAGGCGGCGCTGGCCGACGACCTCAATCCTTCCATGCTGTCGGTGCCGACCGAGTACGACCTGCTGATCTCGCTCGGCCGGACCACCAAGGCGCTGGCGATCCAGCTCGACACCACCATCACCCGCTATGACCTGATCCTTGATGCGGTGTTCAGCCTGAACCGGCGCAGCGACGGCGCCCCCGTCTATCGCAACCGGGTCCGCCGCATCGCCAGCTACAATGTGAGCCAGGAGCCCTACTCGACCCAGGTCGCCGAGGAGGATGCCGAGCGGCGTGCCGCGGTCGAGGCCTCACGCCAGATCGCGACCCTGATCGCGGTCTTCTTCCGCGAGCAGAAGGTGGGTCCGGCCGAGACGGTTTCGTGA
- a CDS encoding DUF3576 domain-containing protein — protein MLLLAVLAGCTDATPAKPPSEAGPWEPDEARRREDTGTIFGGDGLTLYGSRSREAKARQEDAGGIGVNNYLWRASLDTIDFMPVASADPFGGLITTDWYQPAEAPSERFKLQVLIRDKTLRADGVKVSVWRQARSEGGEWLDAAVDPQTATALEDRILTRARQLRIAANSE, from the coding sequence TTGCTTCTCCTGGCTGTGCTGGCCGGATGCACCGATGCGACTCCGGCCAAGCCGCCATCCGAGGCCGGCCCGTGGGAGCCCGATGAGGCGCGTCGGCGCGAGGACACCGGCACGATCTTCGGCGGCGACGGCCTGACCCTGTACGGCTCCCGTTCCCGCGAAGCGAAGGCGCGCCAGGAGGATGCCGGCGGCATCGGGGTGAACAACTATCTGTGGCGCGCCTCGCTCGACACGATCGACTTCATGCCCGTCGCCAGCGCCGATCCGTTCGGCGGCCTGATCACCACCGACTGGTACCAGCCGGCCGAGGCGCCCAGCGAGCGGTTCAAGCTGCAGGTGCTGATCCGCGACAAGACCCTCCGCGCCGACGGCGTGAAGGTCTCGGTCTGGCGCCAGGCCCGCTCCGAGGGTGGCGAATGGCTCGATGCGGCCGTGGACCCCCAGACGGCGACCGCCCTCGAGGACCGCATCCTTACCCGTGCCCGTCAGCTCCGGATCGCCGCCAACAGCGAGTAG
- a CDS encoding ABC transporter permease, giving the protein MSERRHPLSERWVDRAPFDPYQEDPVDPERERWAKASQWQLLWWRFKRHKLAVVSMWFLAFMYATIFVTEFLAPHGRDARNAFAINSPPQMVHLFHEGELVGPFVYGWKQTLDMETLKRIYVPDTSKVQKLRFFCSGDPYQFWGIIPGDLHLVCPPEGGSFYLLGTDRLGRDMFSRILYGARISLTIGLIGIAVSFVLGISLGGMAGWYGGWVDSAVQRVIEVIRCFPTIPLWLALSAAMPVDWDPIWVFFGITLILGLIDWTGLARAVRSKILSLREEDFAQAATFMGARPSRVIGRHLIPSFTSHLIASATLSIPSMILGETALSFLGLGVRAPIVSWGVLLNDAQNVNVVALYPWLLLPVVPVILVVLAFNFMGDGLRDAADPYH; this is encoded by the coding sequence ATGAGCGAGCGCCGCCATCCCCTGTCCGAGCGCTGGGTCGATCGGGCGCCGTTCGACCCCTACCAGGAGGATCCGGTCGATCCCGAGCGGGAACGCTGGGCAAAGGCCTCGCAGTGGCAGTTGCTCTGGTGGCGCTTCAAGCGCCACAAGCTGGCCGTGGTTTCGATGTGGTTCCTGGCGTTCATGTACGCCACGATCTTCGTCACCGAGTTCCTGGCGCCGCACGGCCGCGATGCACGCAACGCCTTCGCCATCAACAGCCCGCCTCAGATGGTGCACCTGTTCCACGAAGGCGAACTGGTCGGGCCGTTCGTCTATGGCTGGAAGCAGACCCTGGACATGGAGACGCTCAAGCGGATCTATGTTCCCGACACCAGCAAGGTCCAGAAGCTGCGGTTCTTCTGCTCGGGCGATCCCTATCAGTTCTGGGGGATCATTCCGGGCGACCTGCATCTGGTGTGTCCCCCGGAAGGGGGCAGCTTCTACCTGCTCGGCACCGACCGGCTCGGCCGGGACATGTTCTCCCGGATCCTCTATGGCGCCCGGATCTCGCTCACCATCGGCCTGATCGGCATCGCGGTCAGCTTCGTGCTCGGGATCTCCCTGGGCGGCATGGCTGGCTGGTACGGGGGCTGGGTCGATTCGGCGGTGCAACGGGTCATCGAGGTCATCCGGTGTTTTCCGACCATCCCGCTCTGGCTGGCGCTCTCGGCGGCGATGCCGGTGGATTGGGACCCGATCTGGGTATTCTTCGGCATCACCCTGATCCTCGGCCTGATCGACTGGACCGGGCTTGCCCGGGCGGTGCGCTCCAAGATCCTGTCGCTGCGGGAGGAGGACTTCGCCCAGGCGGCGACCTTCATGGGGGCCCGGCCGTCACGGGTGATCGGCCGCCACCTGATCCCCTCCTTCACCAGCCACCTGATCGCCTCGGCCACCTTGTCGATCCCGAGCATGATCCTGGGCGAGACCGCGCTGTCGTTCCTGGGCCTGGGCGTGCGCGCGCCGATCGTTTCCTGGGGCGTGCTCCTGAACGATGCCCAGAATGTCAACGTGGTGGCGCTCTATCCCTGGCTGCTGCTCCCGGTGGTGCCGGTGATCCTGGTGGTGCTGGCGTTCAACTTCATGGGCGATGGTCTGCGCGACGCGGCCGACCCATATCACTGA
- the leuS gene encoding leucine--tRNA ligase → MSRYSLRAAEQKWQQVWEDRRLFEARVDKTKPKFFAMEMFPYPSGRIHMGHVRNYTLGDLVARYKRAQGFNVLHPMGWDAFGLPAEGAAIKRGIHPAKWTYDNIAEMRAQLKTMGLSLDWSREIATCSPDYYKHEQAMFLDFLEAGLVYRKESWVNWDPVDHTVLANEQVIDGKGWRSGAPVERRKLNQWFFKITDYAQDLLDSLEKLDRWPDKVRLMQQNWIGRSEGARVRFSIEGRDEPLVVYTTRPDTLFGASFLAIAPDHPLTEEIAQTNPSLKAFAEECKLLGTSEEALEKAEKKGFDTGLKARHPFLPDVLLPVYVANFVLMDYGTGAIFGCPAHDQRDLEFARKYGRPVLPVVLPEGADPASFTIGDEAYTDDGRLFHSGFLDGLDVPTAKKTVIDRLEEMEVGERQVQFRLRDWGLSRQRYWGCPIPVLYAEDGTVVPVPRDQLPVTLPEDVDFSRPGNPLDLHPTWKHTALPDGRPATRETDTMDTFVESSWYFARYCSPHYDDGPCRKEEVDYWLPVDQYIGGVEHAVLHLLYSRFYARAMKKVGYLSVEEPFQGLFTQGMINHQTFQDENGAWLEPGKVRKNEAGDWVTVDGERPVKAGRVEKMSKSKLNTIDPTDIIQAYGADTARLFMLSDSPPDRDLEWTDGGIDGAWRYLNRLWRLVEETRERLGEAGADPSAAAGADLELRRAVHATIDGVTQSIERFHFNKAVALLRELHNTIESHIKRGDPAPAVLREAIETLVRLLNPMIPHVTEEAWEALGHATLLAETPWPAPDMSLAGSDEITLPIQVNGRRRGEIRVAKGADRAVVEAAALAEPGTIRAMEGRPLKKIVVVPDKIVNVVV, encoded by the coding sequence ATGTCGCGATACTCGTTGCGTGCCGCCGAACAGAAATGGCAGCAGGTCTGGGAAGACCGCCGCCTGTTCGAGGCGCGCGTCGACAAGACCAAGCCCAAGTTCTTCGCCATGGAGATGTTTCCCTATCCCTCGGGGCGCATCCATATGGGCCATGTCCGCAACTACACGCTGGGCGACCTGGTGGCGCGCTACAAGCGCGCGCAGGGGTTCAACGTCCTGCATCCCATGGGTTGGGACGCGTTCGGCCTGCCGGCGGAAGGGGCGGCGATCAAGCGCGGCATCCATCCGGCCAAGTGGACCTACGACAACATCGCCGAGATGCGCGCCCAGCTGAAGACCATGGGCCTGTCGCTCGACTGGTCGCGCGAGATCGCCACCTGCTCGCCGGACTACTACAAGCACGAGCAGGCGATGTTCCTCGACTTCCTCGAGGCCGGCCTGGTCTACCGCAAGGAGAGCTGGGTCAACTGGGACCCGGTCGACCACACCGTGCTCGCCAACGAGCAGGTCATCGATGGCAAAGGCTGGCGCTCCGGCGCCCCGGTCGAGCGGCGCAAGCTGAACCAGTGGTTCTTCAAGATCACCGACTACGCCCAGGACCTGCTGGACAGCCTGGAGAAGCTGGACCGCTGGCCGGACAAGGTCCGGCTGATGCAGCAGAACTGGATCGGCCGCTCCGAGGGCGCCAGGGTCCGCTTCAGCATCGAGGGGCGGGACGAGCCTCTGGTGGTCTACACCACCAGGCCCGACACCCTGTTCGGCGCCTCGTTCCTGGCGATCGCCCCGGATCACCCGCTGACCGAGGAAATTGCACAAACGAACCCGAGCCTGAAGGCGTTCGCCGAGGAGTGCAAGCTGCTCGGGACGTCCGAAGAGGCGCTGGAGAAGGCCGAGAAGAAGGGCTTCGACACCGGCCTGAAGGCCCGGCACCCGTTCCTGCCGGACGTGCTGCTGCCGGTCTATGTCGCGAACTTCGTGCTGATGGACTACGGCACCGGGGCGATCTTCGGCTGCCCGGCCCATGACCAGCGCGACCTGGAGTTCGCCCGCAAGTACGGCCGGCCGGTCCTGCCGGTGGTTCTGCCCGAGGGGGCCGACCCTGCCAGCTTCACCATCGGCGACGAGGCCTACACCGACGACGGACGGCTGTTCCATTCCGGATTCCTGGACGGCCTGGACGTGCCGACTGCCAAGAAGACGGTGATCGACCGGCTGGAGGAGATGGAAGTCGGCGAGCGCCAGGTCCAGTTCCGCCTGCGCGACTGGGGCCTGTCCCGGCAGCGCTACTGGGGCTGCCCGATCCCGGTGCTCTATGCCGAGGACGGCACGGTGGTGCCGGTGCCGCGCGATCAGCTGCCGGTGACCCTGCCCGAGGACGTCGACTTCTCCAGGCCCGGCAATCCGCTCGACCTGCACCCGACCTGGAAGCACACGGCCCTGCCGGACGGCCGGCCTGCCACCCGCGAAACCGACACGATGGACACCTTCGTCGAATCGTCCTGGTATTTCGCACGCTACTGCTCGCCCCACTACGACGACGGCCCCTGCCGCAAGGAGGAGGTCGATTACTGGCTGCCGGTCGACCAGTATATCGGCGGCGTCGAGCATGCCGTGCTGCACCTGCTCTATTCGCGCTTCTATGCCCGCGCGATGAAGAAGGTCGGCTATCTCTCGGTGGAGGAGCCGTTCCAGGGCCTGTTCACCCAGGGCATGATCAACCACCAGACCTTCCAGGACGAGAACGGCGCCTGGCTGGAGCCGGGCAAGGTCCGGAAGAACGAGGCCGGGGACTGGGTGACGGTCGATGGCGAGCGGCCGGTCAAGGCCGGCCGGGTCGAGAAGATGAGCAAGTCCAAGCTCAACACCATCGACCCCACCGACATCATCCAGGCCTATGGCGCCGACACCGCCCGGCTGTTCATGCTGTCCGACAGCCCGCCGGACCGCGACCTGGAATGGACCGACGGCGGCATCGACGGGGCGTGGCGCTACCTGAACCGCCTGTGGCGGCTGGTCGAGGAGACCCGGGAGCGGCTGGGCGAGGCCGGAGCGGATCCGTCCGCCGCCGCCGGCGCGGACCTGGAGCTGCGCCGGGCCGTGCACGCGACGATCGACGGGGTCACCCAGTCGATCGAGCGTTTCCACTTTAACAAGGCGGTCGCCCTGCTGCGCGAGCTGCACAACACGATCGAAAGCCACATCAAGCGCGGCGATCCCGCCCCGGCGGTGCTGCGTGAGGCGATCGAGACCCTGGTGCGCCTGCTCAATCCGATGATCCCGCACGTGACCGAGGAGGCCTGGGAAGCGCTGGGCCATGCCACGCTCCTGGCGGAGACGCCCTGGCCGGCGCCGGACATGTCGCTGGCCGGCAGCGACGAGATCACCTTGCCGATCCAGGTCAACGGCAGGCGGCGCGGCGAGATTCGCGTGGCCAAGGGCGCCGATCGTGCCGTGGTCGAAGCGGCGGCGCTGGCCGAGCCCGGCACGATCCGGGCCATGGAGGGCCGGCCCTTGAAGAAGATCGTGGTGGTGCCCGACAAGATCGTGAACGTGGTGGTGTGA